A window of the Helianthus annuus cultivar XRQ/B chromosome 4, HanXRQr2.0-SUNRISE, whole genome shotgun sequence genome harbors these coding sequences:
- the LOC118491225 gene encoding uncharacterized abhydrolase domain-containing protein DDB_G0269086-like — MLVGSSIVANAVLEDYKVLGRREEEAARLRAEAEELVKAARAGAEQLERDRAAFGKQKKTAEWAATAELKQVRTLAKLLSGERKSWNEKFSNERKKWNESWAKQNDNLFRARQELTNAKAANAALVKEKAAAEVVAVKAQQAEGRAVKALEEAKEVGARAAKALEEVKERESRSSKALEEANAERTRLNQVVASLQAEVQTREVAVTDLTARVTVAEERANAAVEARDALTSSFNQLEADREWMRCHGIARIIQAIMDAPETATGLDLVKERARDAGFKAGYSRCIGHINVMSKGGYTEERSGFRDVDTEALLKAAVASFYDTSLSCVEKLDECLEAADYVDRLRMLYADAEEENPVGGGQDGAGTSGSK, encoded by the exons atgttagtaggaagttccattgtggcgaatgccgttttggaagattacaaggtgctAGGCCGCAGGGAAGAAGAAGCTGCTCGTttgcgggccgaagcggaagagttggtgaaggctgcacgtgcgggtgcggagcagcttgaaagaGATAGAGCTGCTTTTGGTAAGCAGAAAAAGACTGCagagtgggctgcaactgctgagctgaaacaggttcgtactcttgccaagttactttctggtgaacgcaagagttggaacgaaaagttttccaatgagcgcaagaagtggaacgaatcttgggctaagcagaatgacaatctgtttcgtgctcgtcaggagttgacgaatgccaaggcagcgaacgctgCTTTGGTCAAAGAGAAGGCTGCAGCTGAGGTGGTTGCGGTTAAAGCCCAACAGGCGGAGGGCCGGGCtgtaaaggcgcttgaagaggccaaggaagtgggggctcgtgctgcaaaggcccttgaggaggtcaaagagagggagagtcgctcttctaaggctcttgaagaggcaaATGCTGAGCGCACCCGTTTGAATCAAGTggttgccagccttcag gctgaagttcagacccgggaggtcgcggttacagacctcaCAGCCCGCGTGACTGTAGCGGAAGAGCGGGCTAATGCTGCTGTTGAGGCCAGAGATGCTCTGACTtcttcgtttaaccagcttgaggctgATCGTGAGTGGATGCGGTGTCACGGCATTGCACGT ATTAttcaggctatcatggatgcacctgaaaccgcaactggtttggacttggtcaaggaacgtgcccgcgatgccggttttaaagctggttacagcCGCTGTATCGGTCACATAAACGTCATGTCTAAAGGCGGTTATACTGAAGAGCGGTCCGGGTTTCGTGACGTGGACACCGAAGCGCTCCTTAAGGCGGCTGTTGCCTCATTTTACGATACGTCCCTCTCTTGCGTGGAGAAGCTGGACGaatgtttagaggctgcggattatgtagaccggttgcggatgctgtATGCCGATGCAGAAGAGGAGAATCCTGTTGGTggcggccaagatggcgcgggtaccagtggttcaaaatag